The nucleotide sequence AACAGCCGGAATAGGTAAGATAATCGGTCATTTTGCAAGCGGTATTGTTCCTCAGGGTGTTCCCGTACTGGGTGTTATCGCTTATTGTCTTGGAATGGTAATCTTTACGATGATTATGGGAAATGCTTTTGCCGCCTTTACCGTTATCACAATCGGTGTAGGTGTTCCCTTTGTAATTGCTCAAGGCGGAAATCCTGCTGTTGTAGGAGCCTTAGGTATGACTTGCGGATACTGCGGTACGCTTTTAACACCTATGGCTGCAAACTTTAACATTGTTCCTGCCGCAATTTTGGAAACTAAAAATAAATATACATTGATTAAGGCTCAAGCCCTTATGTCCTTTGCTTTGATTATTGTTCATATTATTTTGATGTTGATATTTGCTTTTTAAAATTAGTGAGGAGATAAATGAAAATTTTAGTTACCGGTTTTGATCCTTTCGGCGGTGAAAAGATTAATCCGGCCCTTGAAACAATTAAACTTCTTCCCAATGAAATTTTGGGAGCAAAAATTATAAAGCTGGAAATTCCGACAGTTATCGGAAAATCAGTAGCAAAGATAAAAGAAATGATCGAAAAAGAAAACCCTGATGTGGTTTTAAGTATCGGTCAAGCCGGAAACCGGGCCGATATTTCGGTAGAAAGAATAGGTATAAATATTGATGATTGCCGAATTCCCGATAATGAAGGTAATCAGCCAATTGATGAACCCGTTGTAAAAGACGGGCCTGCCGCCTACTTTGTTACTCTGCCCATTAAGGCTATAGTCGAAAAGATAAAAGCCGGTAAAATACCTGCTTCAATATCGAATACGGCAGGAACCTTTATATGCAATCATGTCTGTTACGGTGTAGCTCATATTGCTGCGGCAAGAACGGCTCAGGGCAAACCGATGAAAAGCGGTTTTATTCATATTCCGTTTTTACCCGAACAGGTTATCGGAAAGCCGGCCTTAACGCCTTCAA is from Treponema denticola and encodes:
- the pcp gene encoding pyroglutamyl-peptidase I, with the protein product MKILVTGFDPFGGEKINPALETIKLLPNEILGAKIIKLEIPTVIGKSVAKIKEMIEKENPDVVLSIGQAGNRADISVERIGINIDDCRIPDNEGNQPIDEPVVKDGPAAYFVTLPIKAIVEKIKAGKIPASISNTAGTFICNHVCYGVAHIAAARTAQGKPMKSGFIHIPFLPEQVIGKPALTPSMSLEMIVKGIELAIEAIVQNNSDIKVSGGKIC